In Spinacia oleracea cultivar Varoflay chromosome 5, BTI_SOV_V1, whole genome shotgun sequence, a single window of DNA contains:
- the LOC110794319 gene encoding uncharacterized protein, protein MHLEELESGGISASVEEVQRITDNMSDFDEDDDEDQVPVKLGFVEKSSQPLLRQMFPCKAGGVPAWLDPVNLPTGKSCLCDMCGEPLQFLLQVYAPIAEKESAFHRTLYVFMCLSMTCLLRDQHEQWKRGPQKPSRSVKVFRCQLPLTNSFYSSEASKDGNAILLGTGAPLCAWCGSWKGDKACSSCKTARYCSEKHQVLHWRANHKTKCQQLSVSSKSCDGSCIDDGSSNEIITAASKALWPEFEIIVGDEELSSSDADENSDSLVSKRMDETVNSLMDSFEGDDDRRSWATFQLHLAKAPEQVLRYSRDERAKPLWPTSSGRPSKADIPKCSSCGGTMTFEFQILPQLLYYFGVDNDVNSLDWATMVVYTCADSCEGSPAYKEEFVWVQLTSQSSTTA, encoded by the exons ATGCATTTAGAAGAGTTGGAAAGTGGTGGAATTTCGGCTTCTGTTGAGGAAGTGCAAAGAATTACTGATAATATGAGTGATTttgatgaggatgatgatgaagatcAAGTTCCCGTAAAGCTTGGTTTTGTTGAAAAGAGTAGCCAACCGCTTCTTCGTCAAATGTTTCCTTGCAAGGCGGGAGGAGTTCCG GCGTGGCTGGATCCTGTCAATCTACCAACAGGAAAGTCTTGTCTCTGTGATATGTGTGGGGAACCTCTGCAATTCTTACTTCAG GTTTATGCTCCGATCGCAGAGAAGGAATCCGCATTCCATCGAACTTTATATGTGTTCATGTGCCTTTCAATGACATGTCTTCTGAGAGACCAACATGAGCAATGGAAACGTGGCCCACAAAAGCCATCTAGAAG TGTGAAGGTCTTCCGCTGCCAACTCCCGCTTACGAATTCCTTTTACTCAAGTGAGGCGTCAAAAGATGGGAATGCCATACTTTTAGGAACTGGAG CTCCCCTTTGTGCTTGGTGTGGCTCATGGAAGGGAGATAAAGCATGTAGCAGCTGCAAAACGGCCCGTTACTGCTCTGAGAAACACCAG GTATTGCATTGGCGTGCAAATCATAAAACCAAATGTCAACAATTAAGTGTTTCTTCCAAGTCATGTGATGGTAGCTGTATTGATGATGGCTCTTCAAATGAGATTATCACAG CTGCAAGCAAAGCTCTTTGGCCTGAGTTTGAGATAATAGTCGGAGATGAAGAACTTTCATCTTCGGATGCTGATGAAAATTCTGATTCATTGGTCAGTAAACGAATGGATGAAACAGTCAACTCACTCATGGACAGTTTTGAG GGTGATGATGATCGACGAAGTTGGGCAACATTTCAACTGCATCTTGCTAAAGCCCCTGAACAAGTATTGAG GTACTCTAGAGATGAAAGGGCTAAGCCTCTTTGGCCTACATCAAGTGGCCGACCATCTAAGGCTGATATACCGAAGTGCTCTTCATGTGGCGGCACGATGACttttgagtttcag ATCTTGCCACAATTGCTTTACTACTTTGGTGTGGACAACGATGTCAACTCGCTGGACTGGGCGACGATGGTGGTGTACACTTGTGCAGACTCTTGCGAAGGAAGTCCGGCTTACAAAGAGGAGTTTGTTTGGGTACAACTTACCTCACAATCTTCTACTACCGCTTGA
- the LOC110794320 gene encoding dehydrodolichyl diphosphate synthase CPT3: MGNKENQNMLTSNLGNIARRLLFGILSMGPIPDHIAFIMDGNRRYSKKNKLEEGTGHNLGFTALTSMLKYCYELEVKYITVYAFSIDNFKRRPEEVKSLMELIREKIESLIKEDSIVNQHGVRVYFVGDLKLLDDSVRLAAEKAMEVTAGNSKAVLSICIAYTSTNEIVNAVEQSCVEKWDELNSLTKKSISVMDVEKHMYMRVAPNPDIVVRTSGENRLSNFLLWQSANSILYNPTALWPEIGLRHLVWAVLNFQRNQACLETKKKQQR, encoded by the coding sequence ATGGGGAACAAAGAAAACCAGAACATGTTAACAAGTAACTTGGGCAATATTGCACGGAGATTATTATTCGGTATTCTTTCTATGGGACCAATCCCTGATCATATAGCTTTCATTATGGATGGAAACCGAAGATATTCCAAGAAAAACAAATTAGAGGAAGGAACAGGCCATAACTTAGGGTTTACTGCTCTAACATCCATGCTTAAGTACTGCTATGAACTCGAGGTAAAATACATAACTGTATACGCCTTTAGTATTGATAATTTCAAAAGACGGCCTGAAGAAGTTAAGTCTTTAATGGAGCTTATACGGGAGAAAATAGAAAGCTTGATTAAAGAGGATAGTATTGTTAACCAACATGGAGTTAGAGTTTACTTTGTTGGGGACTTAAAGTTACTAGATGACTCAGTAAGGTTAGCTGCTGAAAAGGCTATGGAAGTTACTGCTGGTAACTCCAAAGCCGTGCTGTCAATTTGTATTGCGTACACTTCTACGAATGAGATTGTGAATGCTGTTGAACAATCTTGTGTAGAAAAATGGGATGAACTTAATAGTTTAACCAAAAAGTCGATAAGTGTGATGGATGTTGAGAAGCATATGTATATGAGAGTTGCTCCGAATCCTGATATAGTGGTAAGGACTTCTGGTGAAAACCGCTTGAGTAATTTTCTTCTGTGGCAGAGTGCAAACTCTATTCTGTATAACCCCACCGCGCTTTGGCCTGAGATTGGTCTTCGGCATTTAGTTTGGGCTGTGCTGAACTTCCAAAGAAATCAAGCTTGTTTGGAAACGAAAAAGAAGCAACAACGCTGA